From Xenopus tropicalis strain Nigerian chromosome 3, UCB_Xtro_10.0, whole genome shotgun sequence, the proteins below share one genomic window:
- the arl1 gene encoding ADP-ribosylation factor-like protein 1 — MGGFFSSIFSSLFGTREMRILILGLDGAGKTTILYRLQVGEVVTTIPTIGFNVETVTYKNLKFQVWDLGGQTSIRPYWRCYYSNTDAVIYVVDSCDRDRIGISKSELVAMLEEEELKKAILVVFANKQDMEQAMTPTEVANSLGLPALKDRRWQIFKTSATKGTGLDEAMEWLVESLKSRQ; from the exons ATGG GGGGCTTTTTTTCCAGCATCTTTTCCAGCTTGTTTGGAACACGAGAAATGAGAATTTTGATTCTTGGCTTAGACGGAGCAGGGAAGACAACAATCCTTTACCGGTTACAAGTAGGAGAAGTAGTTACTACTATACCAA ctATTGGTTTTAATGTTGAAACTGTAACTTACAAGAATCTCAAATTCCAAGTTTGGGACTTAGGAGGACAAACAAGTATCAG ACCTTATTGGCGATGCTACTATTCCAATACTGATGCAGTCATCTATGTAGTAGACAGTTGTGACAGAGACAGGATTGGAATCTCCAAGTCAGAGCTGGTGGCCATGTTAGAG GAGGAAGAGTTGAAGAAAGCGATTTTAGTAGTGTTTGCAAACAAACAAGACATGGAACAAGCCATGACCCCCACAGAAGTTGCAAATTCACTTGGCTTACCAGCTCTGAAGGATCGCAGATGGCAGATTTTCAAAACATCTGCTACAAAAGGCACTGGACTTGATGAAGCTATGGAATG GTTGGTGGAATCCCTGAAGAGCAGGCAGTAA